From a single Desulfobaccales bacterium genomic region:
- a CDS encoding DUF72 domain-containing protein — protein MVTAQKFHKGDQYLDNPAYFNPKLFTSQFYEPAVNLLSTNLTGFIFEQEYQRKEDRAPVMAMVHGLDKFFSQIPKDPRYHIELRTDLYLRDQVFEVLGKHGVGQVLSHWTWLPPLRKQLAKADGRFFNAGNECVVRLLTPLNMRYEDAYAKAYPFDKLVDGMLQTEMVLETVDIIKGAIEKGLLANLIINNRAGGNAPMIAQIIAEKLFPKAPPKKKGQLSLW, from the coding sequence TTGGTCACCGCCCAGAAGTTCCACAAGGGCGACCAATACCTTGACAACCCAGCCTATTTCAACCCCAAACTCTTCACTAGCCAATTCTATGAGCCCGCCGTAAATCTCTTGAGTACCAACCTCACCGGCTTTATCTTTGAACAGGAATACCAGCGGAAGGAAGACCGGGCTCCTGTGATGGCGATGGTCCACGGTTTGGATAAGTTCTTCAGCCAGATCCCCAAAGACCCCCGGTACCACATCGAATTGAGAACCGACCTTTACCTCAGGGATCAGGTGTTTGAAGTTTTGGGGAAACACGGCGTAGGGCAAGTCTTATCCCATTGGACCTGGTTACCGCCTTTGAGGAAGCAATTGGCCAAAGCCGATGGACGGTTCTTCAATGCCGGGAATGAATGTGTGGTCCGGCTACTGACGCCTCTGAACATGCGGTATGAAGACGCTTATGCAAAAGCCTATCCTTTCGACAAACTCGTAGACGGGATGCTCCAGACGGAGATGGTTTTGGAAACGGTGGACATTATCAAGGGCGCCATTGAAAAAGGCCTGCTGGCCAACCTCATCATCAACAATAGGGCCGGCGGCAACGCCCCGATGATTGCCCAAATAATCGCTGAAAAGCTATTCCCAAAAGCCCCGCCAAAAAAGAAAGGCCAACTGAGCCTCTGGTAG
- a CDS encoding toll/interleukin-1 receptor domain-containing protein: MTSVFISYSSNDLMRVERLAEALGQEQDITVWLDTTNIYPGDDFLEEMKKGIRAADKIIICLSPSFNKKPPVSWVKKELKMAMLRESETGKGIIIPVRIKSGGQIPEEIGTKAYADLSTKNRWNRNLPRLIAAIRRSV; encoded by the coding sequence GTGACTTCCGTCTTTATTTCCTATTCCAGCAACGACCTGATGAGGGTTGAACGGTTAGCCGAAGCCTTGGGGCAGGAACAGGATATTACAGTTTGGCTTGACACCACCAACATCTATCCCGGTGATGATTTTCTGGAGGAAATGAAAAAGGGGATTCGGGCAGCTGACAAAATCATTATTTGTCTGAGCCCTTCCTTTAACAAAAAGCCCCCTGTTTCGTGGGTCAAGAAAGAGCTCAAAATGGCCATGTTGAGAGAAAGTGAGACGGGCAAAGGCATCATCATTCCCGTGAGAATAAAATCTGGAGGACAAATCCCAGAAGAAATCGGCACCAAGGCATATGCCGATCTATCGACCAAGAACAGGTGGAACCGGAACCTGCCACGGTTAATTGCAGCGATTAGGCGATCGGTTTAA
- a CDS encoding MucR family transcriptional regulator yields MPSEILNLTAQIVISHASMTALTPKELLATIKAVHDVLVSLDKEDKVEVPETKPSAKLQRKPRKVKMKESPEAKAVENEEGLPVGDPDYMEFMESREG; encoded by the coding sequence ATGCCCAGCGAAATTCTCAATTTAACGGCGCAGATCGTCATATCCCATGCCTCCATGACTGCACTGACTCCCAAAGAATTGCTGGCGACAATTAAAGCAGTCCATGATGTTTTGGTATCATTGGATAAAGAGGATAAAGTTGAAGTTCCGGAAACCAAACCTTCAGCCAAACTTCAGCGAAAACCTCGAAAAGTAAAAATGAAAGAATCACCTGAGGCCAAAGCAGTTGAAAATGAGGAAGGATTGCCTGTTGGAGACCCAGATTACATGGAGTTTATGGAAAGCCGAGAGGGGTAA
- a CDS encoding MucR family transcriptional regulator, with the protein MSSEVLKLTTEIVISHVSLTELTPEQLVQEIKEVYNVLASLYGGGILEEAVSEKAEEAGVVKPSIPLKDIVKAKYVVCLECGKKLKTLKRHLLKAHGLMPKEYYQRYGLDPKKFPLVCKDYSAARSKMAKDRGFGTKGATVE; encoded by the coding sequence ATGTCCAGCGAAGTTTTGAAACTAACCACAGAGATTGTCATTTCCCATGTTTCCTTAACCGAACTGACCCCTGAGCAATTGGTGCAAGAAATCAAAGAAGTCTACAATGTCTTGGCTTCTCTGTATGGCGGGGGAATTTTGGAGGAAGCGGTTTCTGAAAAAGCCGAAGAAGCTGGCGTTGTAAAACCTTCAATCCCCTTGAAAGATATCGTCAAAGCCAAATATGTGGTCTGCCTGGAATGCGGCAAAAAGCTGAAGACTTTGAAAAGACACCTGCTCAAGGCTCACGGTTTAATGCCGAAAGAATATTATCAGCGCTATGGCCTTGATCCCAAGAAATTCCCGCTGGTTTGCAAGGATTATTCTGCGGCCAGGAGCAAAATGGCTAAGGACCGGGGATTTGGGACGAAAGGTGCCACGGTAGAGTAA
- a CDS encoding DUF116 domain-containing protein has protein sequence MSNLEKLHTPVQGKTYSLFAEGDDSEYYYTEIKRLADVFLQRCPDEKRLLGLIQKVGERPFLLGWKTTRADRKTLKFVRKTLRQSLSIYTQNVSNHLKTLPLAKRMDSTLVTTEEQYHLYMLEIELVNRIYREEFKRSEYKFALMAHCLRDFRPGCRSEEGEFEAVCRGCTEDCFIHLGSVLLEKYGIKPYISVEMDQERLFRRLKQEHSSIGALGIACIPELAMGMRLCIRTGISPVGIPLNANRCARWMSQAYETSFNLEQLEELLK, from the coding sequence TTGTCAAATCTCGAGAAGCTACACACGCCGGTCCAAGGGAAAACTTACTCACTGTTTGCCGAGGGTGACGATAGCGAATATTACTACACAGAAATAAAGCGCTTGGCAGATGTTTTCCTCCAGCGCTGCCCTGACGAAAAAAGGCTATTGGGCCTGATACAGAAGGTGGGAGAAAGGCCCTTTCTTTTGGGCTGGAAAACTACGAGGGCTGATCGGAAGACACTCAAATTTGTTAGAAAGACTCTTAGGCAGTCATTGTCAATCTATACCCAAAATGTTTCGAACCACTTGAAAACCTTGCCCCTGGCGAAGAGAATGGACAGTACGCTTGTCACGACGGAGGAGCAATACCATCTGTACATGCTTGAGATCGAATTAGTGAATAGAATCTACAGAGAAGAGTTCAAACGCTCCGAATACAAGTTCGCTCTCATGGCCCACTGCCTGCGTGACTTCAGGCCGGGCTGCCGCTCAGAAGAAGGTGAATTCGAGGCCGTGTGCAGGGGTTGCACCGAGGACTGCTTCATTCACCTCGGGAGTGTCCTCCTCGAGAAATATGGCATTAAACCTTATATTTCTGTAGAAATGGACCAGGAAAGGCTCTTTAGAAGACTCAAGCAAGAGCACTCCAGCATCGGTGCCCTCGGAATCGCATGTATTCCGGAGCTTGCCATGGGCATGAGGCTGTGCATCCGCACAGGCATCTCACCCGTTGGAATTCCATTGAATGCAAATCGATGTGCCAGGTGGATGTCGCAGGCTTACGAGACCTCTTTCAACCTCGAACAACTTGAAGAGCTTCTTAAGTGA
- a CDS encoding HAMP domain-containing sensor histidine kinase, with product MNDELPNPVVLKSPTHKEKTWFYPWVGVMFGVASGILIGHPLAMLAFNFHECLMSGTTCNVTDALFHSFAFHMWPMMLLFSVFGGISWGIIGFVLKRLRDNRLRLDTLHQEFEFQVATLRHHYKNLALGIHGFSGRIKRKLANLDKTLHHCLSQGNCPSYEELQPEFDSLVTSFTVVEDAAQRLTHTLGQEVLFLKALTSDTLHLTSRDFYPVLIHCIEELKELRFQDKEVQVQIDGGSCEECRCSLVFPFEPYTMEVILQNIIGNAMKYADQIQIRVEGRDSKVAVEVEDNGPGLEVENLREHLLIPGDRREAESSHLGIKVTLHLLEKVDGRLLVWSKPGAGTKFIIEFPR from the coding sequence ATGAACGATGAACTTCCCAATCCGGTAGTGCTGAAATCCCCTACCCATAAAGAGAAAACCTGGTTCTATCCCTGGGTAGGCGTCATGTTCGGCGTGGCCAGCGGCATCCTGATCGGGCATCCCCTTGCCATGCTGGCGTTTAACTTTCACGAATGTTTGATGTCAGGGACCACTTGTAATGTGACCGACGCTCTTTTTCATAGCTTCGCCTTCCATATGTGGCCCATGATGCTTCTCTTCTCCGTATTTGGCGGGATATCCTGGGGAATTATAGGTTTCGTATTAAAGCGTCTTAGAGATAACCGCCTGCGTCTGGACACCTTGCACCAGGAGTTCGAATTCCAGGTGGCCACCTTAAGACACCATTATAAAAACCTGGCTTTGGGCATTCACGGTTTCTCTGGCAGGATCAAGCGGAAGCTGGCCAATCTGGACAAGACCCTTCACCATTGTCTTTCTCAGGGCAACTGTCCCTCTTATGAAGAATTACAACCGGAATTCGACTCTCTGGTAACTAGCTTTACCGTCGTTGAAGATGCCGCCCAACGCCTGACCCATACCCTCGGGCAGGAAGTCCTGTTCCTCAAGGCCCTTACCAGCGATACCTTGCACCTTACGTCCCGGGACTTTTATCCCGTCCTGATCCATTGCATAGAAGAACTGAAGGAACTGCGTTTTCAGGATAAAGAAGTACAAGTTCAAATAGATGGTGGTTCTTGCGAGGAATGCCGGTGTTCCCTGGTCTTTCCCTTCGAGCCTTACACCATGGAAGTCATCTTGCAGAATATTATCGGCAACGCCATGAAATACGCCGATCAAATTCAGATTAGGGTGGAGGGAAGAGATAGCAAGGTAGCCGTTGAAGTAGAGGACAACGGCCCCGGCCTGGAGGTGGAAAATCTCAGGGAGCATCTGCTGATCCCTGGTGACCGGCGGGAGGCCGAGAGCTCTCACCTGGGAATAAAGGTGACCCTGCATCTGTTGGAGAAAGTTGACGGCCGGCTGCTGGTCTGGAGCAAACCCGGAGCCGGGACAAAATTTATCATAGAGTTCCCCAGATAG
- a CDS encoding GAF domain-containing protein, with amino-acid sequence MSLIFAGFGAIVWGFIGFILQRLRESRLRLDASNRQLLKQTRYLNTYLTISSMVAQCLDPHELLEAVLNIIMETVSAEGASVLLLDEDQVNFRFYSIEGPAKQCLMSVTFPADKGIAGSILQTQRSEVVNDVHSDSRFFGKIDSEHGFVTQNLIAIPLTAGEEKIGVMEVLNKSGGEPFTDEERLLLDSIAEEIAFAIRNARIFEYVINSYCKQRQGQTSCKGCKRPLRSWTPCVKYRQAADIPI; translated from the coding sequence ATGTCGCTCATCTTCGCCGGGTTTGGAGCGATAGTTTGGGGTTTCATAGGCTTCATTTTACAGCGTCTCCGAGAGAGTCGCTTACGCTTGGACGCCTCGAACCGGCAACTTCTGAAACAGACCAGGTACCTCAACACCTACCTGACGATTAGCTCCATGGTCGCCCAATGCCTGGATCCCCACGAACTCCTGGAGGCGGTTTTGAACATCATCATGGAAACCGTGTCTGCGGAAGGAGCCTCTGTTCTTCTCCTGGACGAGGATCAGGTGAACTTCCGGTTCTATAGCATCGAGGGCCCTGCCAAGCAGTGCCTCATGTCCGTGACCTTCCCCGCCGACAAGGGTATAGCGGGGTCAATCCTGCAAACCCAGAGGTCGGAGGTCGTCAACGATGTGCATTCCGACTCACGCTTCTTTGGGAAGATCGACTCCGAACATGGCTTTGTCACCCAAAACCTGATCGCCATTCCCCTGACCGCGGGCGAGGAAAAGATCGGCGTGATGGAGGTCCTTAATAAATCCGGTGGCGAGCCCTTTACGGACGAAGAACGTCTTCTACTGGACTCCATCGCCGAAGAAATCGCCTTTGCCATTCGGAATGCCAGGATCTTCGAGTACGTCATTAATAGCTACTGCAAGCAGCGCCAGGGGCAGACGTCCTGCAAGGGATGTAAGCGGCCGCTAAGATCATGGACCCCTTGCGTCAAATACCGCCAGGCCGCCGACATCCCTATTTAA
- a CDS encoding CusA/CzcA family heavy metal efflux RND transporter, with amino-acid sequence MIARFIEACYRNRFLVLVIWTLILIWGLYATYNLPIDAIPDLSDVQVIIRTEFAEQAPQVVEDQVTYPLTTTMLAVPRSKVVRGYSQFGLSLVYVIFEDGTDIYWARSRVLEYLNYVRGRLPEGVNPALGPDATGVGWVYIYTLEDTTGKHDLAHLRTIQDWYLRYQVQRVPGVAEVASIGGFVKQYQVLVDPNKLAAYNLPLSKLKDAIRMSNQDVGGRVIEMAETEYMVRGLGYIQNLEDVEDIAVGTDKGTPIRIKDVAEVRLGPDMRRGLAEANGKGEVVGGVVVMRFGENARAVIDRVKVKLEELKAGLPEGVRLVTAYDRSGLIERCVDTLKEALTEELIIVSLMCGLFLYHFRSSIVAFISLPLGILISFILQHQLNITANILSLSGLALAIGDMVDAAVIMVEDAHKRLHAAGPEADRESIILKVAQEVGPSLFFSLMVITVSFLPIFALTGESGRLFRPLAFTKTFAMAGASILAITLIPVLMYYFVWGKIRPEEKIPLVRWSTAVYRPILHTTCRNPKAAILIAVSLLLISLYPLLKLGTEFMPPLDEGDLLYMPTSMPGIGVTEAKAVLQQTDRIIYTFPEVEYVFGKAGRAETATDPAPLNMIETTIKLKDPSQWRPGYDTQRLIRELDAAVKFPGLANTWGFPIRVRIDMLSTGIRSPVGLKILGPDLGVLNTLAENAENIFRTVPGTASVYGERTTGGYYLDFKINRKEAGRYGLTVGEVQDVILSALGGMTITQTVEGLERYPVNLRYFQDYRDNLPALNRVLIPTPTGAQVPMGQLAAIDIHQGPDMIKSEDARRTSWIYVDIRDIDLGTYIARAKEAIKTRLQLPPGYTLTWSGQFEYLERAKERLLVVVPVTMALVFLLLFFESGSVVQLTIILLSLPFSIMGGLWLCYLLGYNISIGVVVGFIAMAGVDVETGVIMLLFLNMAYEEGIREGRMNTLEDLRNAVMDGALSRLRPVLMTSMANLFGLLPIMVSVGAGAEVAKRFAAPMVGGVFSSLMLELLIYPAVFITWKWHFEMKKKI; translated from the coding sequence ATGATCGCCCGGTTTATTGAAGCCTGCTACCGCAATCGCTTCCTGGTCCTGGTCATCTGGACCCTCATTCTGATCTGGGGGCTTTACGCTACCTATAACCTCCCCATTGACGCCATTCCCGATCTTTCCGACGTACAGGTGATTATCCGCACCGAATTTGCCGAGCAGGCTCCCCAGGTGGTGGAAGATCAGGTGACCTATCCTTTGACCACCACCATGCTGGCGGTCCCCCGCTCCAAGGTGGTGCGAGGCTATTCCCAGTTCGGTCTCTCCCTGGTGTACGTCATCTTCGAGGACGGCACCGATATCTACTGGGCCCGTTCCCGGGTGCTGGAATACCTCAATTATGTCCGGGGGAGGCTGCCTGAGGGCGTTAATCCCGCCCTCGGTCCCGACGCCACCGGAGTGGGCTGGGTCTATATCTATACGTTGGAAGACACCACCGGCAAACATGATCTGGCCCACCTGCGCACCATCCAGGATTGGTACCTGCGCTACCAGGTCCAGCGGGTGCCTGGGGTAGCCGAGGTTGCCAGTATCGGAGGATTCGTCAAGCAGTACCAGGTGCTGGTGGACCCCAACAAACTGGCGGCCTACAATCTTCCCCTGTCCAAATTGAAGGACGCCATCCGCATGTCCAACCAGGATGTTGGCGGCCGGGTCATTGAAATGGCCGAAACCGAGTACATGGTGCGGGGTCTGGGTTACATCCAGAACCTGGAGGACGTGGAAGATATCGCGGTAGGCACCGACAAAGGGACTCCCATCCGCATCAAGGACGTGGCGGAAGTTCGCCTGGGGCCGGACATGCGCCGGGGCCTGGCGGAGGCCAACGGCAAGGGCGAAGTGGTGGGCGGCGTCGTGGTGATGCGCTTCGGGGAAAACGCCCGGGCGGTCATCGACCGGGTTAAGGTTAAGTTGGAGGAACTGAAGGCCGGGCTGCCGGAAGGGGTTCGCCTGGTTACGGCCTATGACCGCTCCGGGCTCATCGAGCGCTGCGTGGACACCCTGAAAGAGGCCCTGACGGAAGAATTGATCATCGTCTCCCTGATGTGCGGCCTTTTTTTGTACCACTTCCGGAGTTCCATTGTGGCCTTCATCAGCCTGCCCTTGGGGATTTTAATCTCTTTTATCTTGCAGCATCAACTTAACATCACCGCCAATATCCTGAGCCTTTCCGGGCTGGCCCTGGCCATCGGGGACATGGTGGACGCCGCGGTCATCATGGTGGAAGATGCCCACAAGCGCCTCCACGCCGCCGGCCCGGAGGCCGACCGGGAGTCCATTATCCTGAAAGTAGCCCAGGAAGTGGGGCCGTCCCTGTTTTTCTCCCTCATGGTCATCACGGTCTCCTTTCTCCCCATCTTTGCCCTAACAGGCGAGAGCGGCAGGCTCTTCCGCCCCCTGGCGTTCACCAAGACCTTTGCCATGGCCGGGGCTTCCATCCTGGCCATTACCCTGATCCCCGTCCTGATGTACTACTTCGTCTGGGGAAAGATCCGCCCGGAAGAAAAGATTCCCCTGGTGCGTTGGTCCACCGCGGTTTACCGGCCCATTTTGCACACAACCTGTCGAAATCCCAAAGCCGCCATCCTGATCGCGGTGTCCCTCTTGTTGATCAGCCTATACCCCCTCTTGAAGCTGGGTACAGAGTTCATGCCACCCCTGGACGAGGGGGATCTCCTGTACATGCCCACCAGCATGCCGGGAATCGGGGTTACCGAAGCCAAGGCCGTGCTCCAGCAGACTGACCGTATCATCTATACTTTTCCGGAGGTGGAGTATGTCTTTGGGAAGGCCGGCCGGGCGGAGACGGCCACTGACCCGGCGCCCCTGAACATGATTGAAACCACCATCAAACTCAAGGACCCCAGTCAATGGCGGCCGGGTTATGATACCCAGCGACTTATTCGTGAACTGGACGCGGCGGTCAAATTTCCAGGCCTCGCCAACACCTGGGGCTTTCCCATCCGGGTGCGCATCGACATGCTTTCCACCGGCATCAGGTCTCCGGTGGGTCTGAAAATCCTGGGACCGGATTTGGGAGTCTTGAATACCCTGGCGGAAAACGCGGAAAACATTTTTCGAACCGTTCCGGGTACTGCCAGCGTCTACGGCGAACGCACTACCGGGGGCTACTACCTGGACTTCAAAATCAACCGTAAGGAAGCAGGCCGCTACGGGCTTACCGTTGGGGAGGTCCAGGATGTGATTTTGAGCGCTCTGGGGGGCATGACCATCACCCAGACGGTGGAAGGCCTGGAACGCTATCCCGTGAACCTGCGCTATTTTCAGGATTACCGCGACAACCTCCCGGCTCTCAACCGGGTACTTATTCCCACGCCCACCGGCGCCCAGGTGCCTATGGGGCAGTTAGCCGCCATTGACATTCACCAGGGTCCGGACATGATCAAAAGCGAGGACGCCCGGCGCACTTCCTGGATTTACGTGGATATCCGGGACATCGACCTGGGCACCTACATCGCCCGGGCCAAAGAGGCCATCAAGACCAGACTGCAACTGCCCCCGGGTTATACGCTTACGTGGAGCGGGCAGTTCGAGTACCTGGAGCGAGCCAAAGAGAGACTGTTGGTGGTGGTGCCCGTCACCATGGCCCTGGTATTTCTGCTGCTCTTCTTCGAATCCGGCTCAGTGGTGCAGTTAACCATCATCCTGCTCTCACTCCCCTTTTCCATCATGGGCGGGTTATGGCTCTGTTACCTCTTGGGCTACAACATCAGCATCGGCGTGGTAGTTGGGTTCATTGCCATGGCCGGGGTGGACGTGGAGACCGGGGTGATCATGCTCCTCTTCCTCAACATGGCTTATGAGGAAGGTATCCGTGAAGGCCGGATGAACACTCTGGAAGACTTGCGGAACGCGGTGATGGACGGAGCGCTCTCACGCCTCAGGCCCGTGCTCATGACCTCCATGGCCAACCTGTTCGGACTGCTGCCGATCATGGTGAGCGTCGGCGCCGGCGCGGAGGTGGCCAAGCGCTTCGCCGCTCCCATGGTGGGAGGTGTTTTTTCATCATTGATGCTGGAACTGCTGATCTACCCAGCAGTGTTCATCACCTGGAAATGGCACTTTGAAATGAAGAAAAAAATTTAA
- a CDS encoding efflux RND transporter periplasmic adaptor subunit — translation MNTRRFLPGLVLGLVILMAAGGVLYWQGYRLMLHGAAPGPLTPAPAAKEGRKVKHWVSSIDPKYVSDKPGKDPTGMDLVPVYEDEPGMGPRTIAVDPQTLQSMGVRTAKAEVRPLSRTIRAVGKVAYDERRLTLVNTKMEGWVDRLYIKTTGELVKKGQPLLSIYSRELVPAQQEYLLALRYEQSLAKSPFPEIAEGGKRLAEASRRRLEYFDISPSQIEALKKTGKVKKDLLLTSPVHGIVVKRMVTEGQFVMSGMTLLEVADLSTVWVEADIYEYELPWVAVGQRAEMTLSYLPGKAFTGHIEYLYPYLKDMTRTAKVRLKFANPGLKLKPDMFAQVEIKSPLKHPTVVVPREAVLNTGEKQHVFLALGQGRFDPREVKLGAQSGEGLVQILKGLQGGEEVVTSAVFLLDSESRFREAATKMLQPPKLEGAPAPSAPPPEAPPPVHRH, via the coding sequence ATGAACACCCGTCGATTTTTGCCGGGTTTGGTTCTAGGCCTGGTCATCCTGATGGCTGCCGGAGGCGTACTTTACTGGCAAGGTTACCGCCTTATGCTGCACGGCGCAGCCCCCGGTCCCCTGACTCCTGCTCCCGCAGCCAAAGAAGGCCGCAAGGTAAAGCACTGGGTGTCCTCCATAGACCCCAAGTACGTCAGCGACAAACCTGGTAAGGACCCCACGGGCATGGACCTGGTGCCGGTTTATGAAGACGAGCCCGGGATGGGTCCCCGCACCATCGCCGTAGACCCCCAGACTCTGCAATCCATGGGAGTGAGAACGGCAAAGGCGGAGGTCCGACCTCTATCCAGGACCATCCGGGCGGTGGGCAAAGTGGCCTATGACGAGCGCCGCCTGACCCTGGTGAACACCAAGATGGAAGGCTGGGTGGACCGCCTTTACATCAAAACCACCGGCGAGCTGGTTAAGAAGGGCCAGCCGCTCCTCAGCATTTACAGCCGGGAGTTGGTGCCGGCCCAACAAGAATATCTGCTGGCGTTGAGGTATGAGCAAAGTTTGGCCAAAAGCCCGTTTCCCGAAATAGCCGAGGGTGGCAAGCGTCTGGCCGAGGCTTCTCGCCGGCGGCTGGAATATTTTGACATCAGTCCCTCCCAAATCGAGGCCCTGAAAAAAACCGGCAAGGTGAAAAAGGACCTGCTCTTGACTTCCCCGGTGCACGGCATCGTGGTCAAACGCATGGTGACCGAAGGCCAGTTCGTGATGTCGGGTATGACCCTTCTGGAGGTGGCCGACCTGTCAACGGTTTGGGTGGAAGCGGATATCTACGAGTATGAGCTGCCGTGGGTGGCGGTGGGCCAACGGGCCGAAATGACCTTGAGCTATCTCCCGGGAAAAGCCTTCACCGGCCACATCGAGTACCTTTACCCTTATTTAAAGGATATGACCCGCACCGCCAAGGTGCGCCTGAAATTCGCCAATCCCGGGCTCAAGCTGAAACCCGATATGTTCGCCCAGGTGGAAATCAAATCACCCTTGAAGCATCCCACAGTTGTGGTGCCCAGGGAAGCCGTCTTGAACACCGGTGAAAAGCAGCACGTCTTTCTGGCCCTGGGACAGGGGCGCTTCGATCCCCGGGAAGTAAAACTGGGCGCCCAAAGCGGAGAGGGGCTCGTGCAGATTCTCAAAGGCCTGCAAGGCGGTGAAGAGGTGGTCACTTCCGCGGTCTTCCTGCTGGATTCCGAATCCCGGTTCCGGGAAGCGGCCACCAAGATGCTGCAGCCTCCCAAGCTGGAAGGGGCTCCAGCACCCAGTGCTCCACCGCCTGAGGCTCCGCCGCCGGTTCACCGGCATTGA